One genomic segment of Gorilla gorilla gorilla isolate KB3781 chromosome 23, NHGRI_mGorGor1-v2.1_pri, whole genome shotgun sequence includes these proteins:
- the DNAL4 gene encoding dynein axonemal light chain 4, protein MGETEGKKDEADYKRLQTFPLVRHSDMPEEMRVETMELCVTACEKFSNNNESAAKMIKETMDKKFGSSWHVVIGEGFGFEITHEVKNLLYLYFGGTLAVCVWKCS, encoded by the exons ATGGGAGaaacagaagggaagaaagatgAGGCTGATTATAAGCGACTGCAGACCTTCCCTCTGGTCAGG CACTCGGACATGCCAGAGGAGATGCGCGTGGAGACCATGGAGCTATGTGTCACAGCCTGTGAGAAATTCTCCAACAACAACGAG AGTGCCGCCAAGATGATCAAAGAGACAATGGACAAGAAGTTCGGCTCCTCCTGGCACGTGGTGATCGGCGAGGGCTTTGGGTTTGAGATCACCCACGAGGTGAAGAACCTCCTCTACCTGTACTTCGGGGGCACCCTGGCTGTGTGCGTCTGGAAGTGCTCCTGA